In Raphanus sativus cultivar WK10039 unplaced genomic scaffold, ASM80110v3 Scaffold0227, whole genome shotgun sequence, one DNA window encodes the following:
- the LOC130501609 gene encoding uncharacterized protein LOC130501609, producing the protein MRRRTSKRKRSIFLICYLSISGKEKDLMGGGGEHGHGGDFRAKVWSMSGGPYCRPKHWRRNTALAMFGVFLVCIPIALKSAELEQRPHMPVRPIPSQMWCKNFGTKDDYEKAH; encoded by the exons ATGAGAAGAAGAACATCCAAGAGAAAACGATCCATCTTTCTCATCTGCTACCTCTCGATCTCAG GAAAAGAAAAGGATCTgatgggaggaggaggagagcaTGGACACGGAGGCGATTTCAGAGCGAAGGTTTGGAGCATGTCTGGTGGGCCTTACTGTAGGCCCAAACACTGGCGTCGCAACACAGCCCTTGCTATGTTCGGCGTCTTCCTTGTCTGCATCCCCATCGCCTTGAAATCTGCTGAGCTCGAG CAAAGGCCACACATGCCTGTACGTCCGATTCCTTCACAGATGTGGTGCAAGAACTTTGGTACCAAGGATGATTACGAAAAAGCGCATTGA